The Vitis vinifera cultivar Pinot Noir 40024 chromosome 18, ASM3070453v1 region TTTGATGGCTTGGTATCGTCTTTGActtaaaaatgcataaaatttgaattatcgttcctattttatgttttttttctttcaaatgtgTCCTGGGGAACACTCCTTTTCCCCTCATTCATTCTAATCTAATATGCacaaccattttttattttttttttcaatttgtatTTTACTACACAGATTCCCAATTCACCACCatctctcaaattttctggTTGCTCAATGCTTATTTACTTTTCCATGGTAATGACTCCTTACGTTTAGTCTTAATGCCTTTACTTTCTTCACCCATTTTCTTCTGCTGCAACAGGCCATAGATTTTCCAGGAGGGAGGGTGATGCTTACTTCTGAAATGCAATTTATCCCAGGTTACCCTCAACAGAGGGTCCACTGTTATCATCTTATGAATAACGACGGCCAAACAAATATGTGCAGCAGTTTTGAACAGGTACCTCCAACTTCAGTCCCACCATGATCAATATTGGTTTGGGAAATTGGAATAAACTTTAGAATAGATTCTACACTCTAAGAAGACCTTGGTCCATTCAAAGCTCTGTTTCAAATGATTTGTTGGGTGTTACACTCACCAGGTAAGCAAGGAAGTTGCAGTGAAGATGTACAGCGACATGATCACCCTTCAAATAATGGACACCATCTTCTATGAAGCACAGAGGCAAGGAAGAATTTCCTTTTATCTCACATCAGTTGGAGAAGAAGCCATCAACATTGCATCTGCAGCTGCACTCTCTCCAGATGATATTGTCATGGCACAGGTGAGCTTCAAGATATAGCTCATATTAGGATCTGAATGATTTCTGATTCAGTGCAATGCAGTACCGGGAGCCTGGAGTTCTGCTGTGGCGTGGTTTCACACTGCAAGAATTTGCCAACCAGTGTTTCGGAAACAAGGCTGATTGTGGCAAAGGCAGGCAGATGCCCATCCATTATGGGTCTAAGAAGCTCAACTACTTCACTGTGTCATCGCCCCTTGCGTAAGATATGTAACACCATTGATAAACTTCTTATTAGATGATCAAAACTGAAGAGCTTCCTTGTGTTTATGCTTGTCAGCACACAACTTCCCCAAGCCGTGGGTGCTGCTTATTCACTTAAAATGGATAACAAGGATGCATGTGTAGTGGCATACTTTGGGGATGGTAGCACCAGTGAGGTAACTCTGCGGGTTTCCCTCGCTCTTGTCAAGGGTTTGATTTGGTTTGGTCGTTTGATTGCTCACTAGCATTGAAAATGGTTTGATCAGGGTGATTTCCATGCCAGTCTAAATTTTGCTGCTGTGATGGAAGCTCCTGTTATTTTTCTGTGTCGCAACAATGGATGGGCCATCAGTACCCCTACATCAGAACAGTTTCGAAGTACTTTTCATCAGACATTGATTCCCATGTTTTTGCTTTCACCATCTCTTCTAGATTGAGAATAGCTTCTGCACACTCCCCTTGGATTCACGAATTTATTTTCGACTCACATGGTGGGATGGGTGGGTGTCGATTTATTTGATTCTTACGCACCCTTCTCTGACAGGTGATGGCATTGTTGTCAAGGGTCCGGCGTATGGAATCCAAAGCATCAGGGTAGATGGGAATGATGCTCTAGCTGTTCATAACGCAGTTCGTGCGGCTCGTCAAATGGCGATTCACGAACAGAGGCCTATACTAGTTGAGGtgcatttcaaatttcaaatttctggCTTCGGTGTTCATCACTTGTAAGATCCACAGCTGAATTTGCATATTTCCAGTCATGATTTTCTAAGGTGTTTGGTTTCGGCTCTCAGGCCCTTACATATCGGGTAGGACACCACTCTACATCGGATGACTCCACCAAGTATCGGCCGGTTGATGAGGTTAAGCACTGGGAAATGGGTCAAAACCCTGTAAATAGATTCAGAAAATGGGTTGAAAGGAATGGGTGGTGGAGCGAGGAAGATGAGTCTCAGCTCCGGAGCAGCATCAGGAAGCAGGTGGAAGCCAGAAATTAATGTTCCTTTGCCTTCTATGAAGTTCAATCATGCATCTCTCTCTCATCCCGCTTCAAACTATTCTAACTTGGTTTACACTTTCCTGCAGCTACTGCAAGCAATTCAAGTTGCagaaaaaatggagaaaccCCCACTTGCAGACTTGTTCAGTGATGTTTATGATGTTCCACCATCGATCCTCTTCGAGCAGGAACAGCAGCTTAGAGAAACTATCAAGAGGCACCCACAAGACTATCCCTCTGATGTTCCTGTTTAGGCCATACTCGTGAATGAAATTCTACGAATTTTAACTCTGGAAAGATGTAAATTTCAGAAATGGCCATGGGAAGCAAACGAAATAAGGCATCTTGGGGCATTTCTTTGTGATGTAACAGAGAAGCATagaaatcaaaataaacaaaaaaaaaaaaaaagagaggagaagGTTTTATGATTCATTATGGTGTCTAAAATCAAGAGATGATAAATGATAGTGGGTTATGTATAAAGTGACTTCGAATGCCATCTCTGTCACTGTAATATTCATTCAGGTAAgattacaaaaaagaaaatgaaagaaaaagtcaTTTCTAGCATAATCCCTGGATTATGAACATTGGCAAACAAAAACAACAAGGGAACTATTTTCCAGAACCCTGAAGCTGCAGTTATTGTTATcaggaggggaaaaaaaattctttaatgcAGCAAAGAAGGAAAAGTTGTATTGgattctaggttttttttttacaaaattcgGGACTAGGCAGTTGTGTACGGACAAAATTATTGTTGGGATAGCCATCACCTTCGTTTCAACTTTAGAAAGAAGGCAATCGACCCATTGTTGCTTATATTCctcaattttctcagcaaccaaacacaaagatgaataaggaaaaaaaaaaaaaaatctgaaatccaacaattttttgaaaatcaaattaacacgtcagcatcacaaaacccaTGAGGGTCACTTTCGGTGGATCCCACTTCTTGTCTTCAAATGTCTAGCAATCTTGCCATTGTCACCGTTGAGGACGGCAATATTTTCCCGCCCTTTTGATTATGTGTTCGGTATTCGCATATACT contains the following coding sequences:
- the LOC100245451 gene encoding 2-oxoisovalerate dehydrogenase subunit alpha 1, mitochondrial, yielding MAAWFTRSGNIAHHVKRNMGSFLRPAPTLSDSSWSRSPACLGNSPALLWAGRLESTRAQKLVDSDSENDAPLRDDDQAIDFPGGRVMLTSEMQFIPGYPQQRVHCYHLMNNDGQTNMCSSFEQVSKEVAVKMYSDMITLQIMDTIFYEAQRQGRISFYLTSVGEEAINIASAAALSPDDIVMAQYREPGVLLWRGFTLQEFANQCFGNKADCGKGRQMPIHYGSKKLNYFTVSSPLATQLPQAVGAAYSLKMDNKDACVVAYFGDGSTSEGDFHASLNFAAVMEAPVIFLCRNNGWAISTPTSEQFRSDGIVVKGPAYGIQSIRVDGNDALAVHNAVRAARQMAIHEQRPILVEALTYRVGHHSTSDDSTKYRPVDEVKHWEMGQNPVNRFRKWVERNGWWSEEDESQLRSSIRKQLLQAIQVAEKMEKPPLADLFSDVYDVPPSILFEQEQQLRETIKRHPQDYPSDVPV